From Channa argus isolate prfri chromosome 21, Channa argus male v1.0, whole genome shotgun sequence, one genomic window encodes:
- the nfyba gene encoding nuclear transcription factor Y, beta a isoform X1 — translation MDGDSSTTDASQLGITGEYMTSGHYVLQSQDDDTEENMNDHEDGGVKENYREQDIYLPIANVARIMKNAVPQTGKIAKDAKECVQECVSEFISFITSEASERCHQEKRKTINGEDILFAMSTLGFDMYVEPLKLYLQKFREAMKGEKGIPGVGGGESLGEDLPDDTFSNNLSTGIIADGQQQNVMVYTTSYQQIPTVQQIQFS, via the exons ATGGATGGAGACAGCTCAACTACCGATGCCTCCCAGCTGGGCATCACTGGAGAATACATGACATCTGGTCACTACGTTCTCCAGTCTCAAGatg ATGATACAGAGGAGAATATGAATGACCATGAAGACGGCGGAGTCAAAGAGAACTACAGGGAGCAGGACATCTATCTTCCTATTGCAAACGTGGCTCGCATCATGAAGAATGCTGTTCCTCAGACTGGAAAG ATTGCAAAAGATGCCAAAGAGTGTGTGCAGGAGTGTGTTAGTGAGTTTATCAGCTTCATCACATCCGAGGCAAGCGAACGCTGCCACcaggagaagaggaagaccATTAACGGAGAGGACATCCTGTTTGCCATGTCCACGCTGGGCTTCGACATGTATGTGGAACCGCTGAAGCTCTACCTGCAGAAGTTCAGAGAG GCAATGAAAGGGGAAAAGGGCATACCTGGGgtgggaggaggagaaagcCTGGGAGAAGATCTTCCAGACGATACCTTCT CAAATAACCTGTCAACTGGGATCATAGCAGATGGCCAGCAGCAGAATGTCATGGTGTACACCACCTCATACCAACAG ATTCCCACCGTACAACAGATCCAATTTTCATGA
- the nfyba gene encoding nuclear transcription factor Y, beta a isoform X2 — MDGDSSTTDASQLGITGEYMTSGHYVLQSQDVDDTEENMNDHEDGGVKENYREQDIYLPIANVARIMKNAVPQTGKIAKDAKECVQECVSEFISFITSEASERCHQEKRKTINGEDILFAMSTLGFDMYVEPLKLYLQKFREAMKGEKGIPGVGGGESLGEDLPDDTFSNNLSTGIIADGQQQNVMVYTTSYQQIPTVQQIQFS, encoded by the exons ATGGATGGAGACAGCTCAACTACCGATGCCTCCCAGCTGGGCATCACTGGAGAATACATGACATCTGGTCACTACGTTCTCCAGTCTCAAGatg taGATGATACAGAGGAGAATATGAATGACCATGAAGACGGCGGAGTCAAAGAGAACTACAGGGAGCAGGACATCTATCTTCCTATTGCAAACGTGGCTCGCATCATGAAGAATGCTGTTCCTCAGACTGGAAAG ATTGCAAAAGATGCCAAAGAGTGTGTGCAGGAGTGTGTTAGTGAGTTTATCAGCTTCATCACATCCGAGGCAAGCGAACGCTGCCACcaggagaagaggaagaccATTAACGGAGAGGACATCCTGTTTGCCATGTCCACGCTGGGCTTCGACATGTATGTGGAACCGCTGAAGCTCTACCTGCAGAAGTTCAGAGAG GCAATGAAAGGGGAAAAGGGCATACCTGGGgtgggaggaggagaaagcCTGGGAGAAGATCTTCCAGACGATACCTTCT CAAATAACCTGTCAACTGGGATCATAGCAGATGGCCAGCAGCAGAATGTCATGGTGTACACCACCTCATACCAACAG ATTCCCACCGTACAACAGATCCAATTTTCATGA